Proteins encoded by one window of Streptomyces sp. LX-29:
- a CDS encoding MerR family transcriptional regulator codes for MRSTGDGTAAGGPYPLGRGAAAESTPRHRVTAQRAADPEGSSDLIGYRGPTACAAAGITYRQLDYWARTGLVEPSVRPAYGSGTQRLYSFRDVVVLKIVKRLLDTGVSLQNIRTAVQHLRTRGLDDLARMTLMSDGATVYECTSPDEVVELLQGGQGVFGIAVGVVWRDVEAALSQLHGERADTGETLVRPNPADELARRRNRAG; via the coding sequence GAAGCACCGGCGACGGCACGGCGGCCGGCGGTCCGTATCCGCTCGGCAGGGGCGCGGCGGCGGAATCGACGCCCCGACATCGGGTCACGGCGCAGCGCGCCGCGGACCCGGAAGGCTCCTCCGATCTGATCGGATACCGCGGACCGACCGCCTGTGCGGCGGCGGGTATCACCTACCGCCAGTTGGACTACTGGGCGCGCACCGGACTCGTGGAGCCGAGCGTGCGCCCCGCGTACGGGTCGGGGACCCAGCGGCTCTACAGCTTCCGGGATGTCGTCGTCCTCAAGATCGTCAAGAGGTTGCTGGACACCGGGGTCTCGCTGCAGAACATCCGCACCGCCGTCCAGCACCTGCGCACCCGAGGGCTGGACGACCTGGCGCGCATGACGCTGATGAGCGATGGCGCCACCGTCTACGAGTGCACCTCCCCGGACGAGGTCGTCGAGCTGCTCCAGGGTGGCCAGGGCGTCTTCGGGATCGCGGTCGGCGTCGTCTGGCGCGATGTGGAGGCGGCCCTCTCCCAGCTGCACGGCGAGCGGGCGGACACGGGCGAGACGCTGGTGCGCCCCAACCCCGCCGACGAACTCGCGCGGCGCCGCAACCGCGCGGGCTGA